The Procambarus clarkii isolate CNS0578487 chromosome 24, FALCON_Pclarkii_2.0, whole genome shotgun sequence genome includes a region encoding these proteins:
- the LOC138368111 gene encoding uncharacterized protein, with product MPDLFTLSPNSRVLCVYQCYLSGYLYASTEYGSYCACGNSVDYTTMTQGNCTSVCAGNSCEICGDYDVANFYTVPVSMNNVPSSNQCRTKLPRSSTVATTTTPPPSTPSPPTPPPPTPPPPVPATGTPPPATITTYSSPTTTTTSNPTQPTTILATQTLVYKIWHPLTTPLPPTTTTSPPTITTTATPPTTTTTTTIAHESITTTTTTPSVPTTTPASASTTTTTTLSSTTTITLPVTMAPPSTATTATTPATLLASFTLQRSLTTPSITTTSTTHLTRPSITTSITGSPSTTAVTTPVATTPTSPPPSTTVITQVPVSESPPTTTISTTTSVLSTTITASDTSTTPTNSTTQTTTTTTTSPTDNGTSK from the exons GAGCTACTGCGCCTGCGGCAACTCTGTAGACTACACCACCATGACTCAGGGCAACTGTACGAGTGTGTGTGCCGGCAACTCTTGTGAGATCTGCGGCGACTACGATGTCGCCAACTTTTACACTGTTCCAG TGTCGATGAACAACGTTCCGAGCAGCAATCAGTGTCGAACCAAGCTACCTCGCTCCTCTACCGTggcgaccaccacaaccccaccaccatcaaccccatcaccaccaaccccaccaccaccaaccccaccaccacctgttccAGCCACTGGGactccaccccctgccaccataaccacctactcatcccccaccaccaccaccacctccaaccctacacaaccaaccaccattcTCGCTACACAAACTCTAGTATACAAGATTTGGCACCctttaactacaccactaccccctaccacaACAACTTCAccacccaccattaccaccacagcaacaccgcccaccaccactactactaccaccatagCACATGAAAGtataaccacaactaccaccacaccttcagtgcctaccactacaccagcttcagcatccaccaccaccacaaccacactctcaTCAACGACCACAATCACGCTACCAGTCACCATGGCTCCCCCCTCTACTGCAACTACTGCAACTACCCCGGCAACTCTTCTGGCATCATTCACACTACAGCGTTCTCTAACCACTCCTTCAATTACTACCACATCAACCACCCACTTAACACGACCATCAATCACTACATCTATCACAGGCTCACCATCTACTACAGCTGTCACCACACCAGTAGCAACCACcccaaccagcccaccaccatccaccacagtcaTCACACAAGTACCAGTCAGTGAatcgccaccaaccaccacaatttCCACCACAACCTCCGTACTCTCCACTACCATCACAGCCTCCGACACGTCAACCACCCCAACCAACTCAaccacacaaacaaccaccacaaccaccacctcacctacagACAATGGCACAAGTAAGTAA